The following is a genomic window from Malus sylvestris chromosome 7, drMalSylv7.2, whole genome shotgun sequence.
TCCGAGAGCCTGTCCTTGTAGTCGAGGCTTAAAttgcgccatcggttgatgtagtccacgactggctcgtccctccattgcttcgtgcttgtcagctctagcatgctcacagtgctgcgggtgctgtagaagcggttgaggaattccctttccaattgctcccaactgttgatggactcaggctctaggtccgtgtaccactcaaaggcgtttcctttcagcgagcgcacaaactgcttggcgaggtaatctccctccgtctccgcgttgttgcaagtttcgacgaaatgtgcaacgtgctgctttgggtttccctttccatcaaactgcatgaactttggtggttgataaccccttggcatcttcagagcgtcaatcttcttggagtagggcttcgagtacaacacggaggtatgtgagctccctacGTACTGCGTCTTGATGGTGTTAGTGATCATCACCTGCAGCTGATGGATAGAAAGAGATTATGTGAGTGACGCTACTTGGTCTGGCTCCTGCTTCTCTTCAACTTTCTCCACTAGAGGCTCATCTTCTTTGTCGGCTTCTCTTTCCAGTGGATCAGCCTTTGGGTCGACTTTCACGTCGCAATGCGCCTCCAGTTGGTTAGCGAGTGCAGCAATTTGTAAGTCTTTCTCATCCGCGTTCTTTGTGAGCCTTGTAATTGCTTCACTAATTTGAGCCAGCTGTTCTTCAATGGAGGTAGCGCCGATGGTTTcaagaacggcttgtccctttTTTGACGCCATTGATTTTGGAGGTGTGCGTTggatttcttgaacggagaaagagatgaaaggtagagattgtcccactgggcgtgccaaatatgtgaacacggaaatttcttgaaacaagaacacgtgtacaaaataatattttgtgattttgattttttgaggtTACGAtctctaatttgatcctctgattcgatctccgtaagatgTTGGTTTGtggatgttgttgatccaagggccgtcgaggcttgatcttggatgaacagttgtgtagATTTGTTGAtgggttgttgatccaaagggccgtcaaggcttgatcttaggatgaacataTGGTTTTTTCAAGGGccttcggggcttgatcttgaaagttgagggaagtttcttcaagagccgttgggcttgatcttgatgaacagtttaatgagcggatcttcaagggcttttgggcttgatcttgaagaatagatgtgtggatttgttgatgttgttgatccaaatggccgttggggcttgatcttaggatgaacgaatggtttcttcaaggaccttcggggcttgatcttgaaagttgagggaagtttcttcaagagccgttgggcttgatcttgaaggttggttgaagtttcttcaagggccttcggggcttgatcttgaaggtgggcCTCAAGGATTtggcgaagaacgaagagagctttctcgATCCTTCGGAATTCTTGGGAatttggatgcttgagagctttggagtttcaaagcttcaaggatttggggaattctcttccaatttgggagtagagaaatgtattttaTCAAATTTAGGATGATTGATACCTTGATGGAGAagtctatttataggctttgagaatgaatcaccaccacaaaATTTTCCCACTTAAGCACCATTACCTAATTTTCCCACTTAATGCAATATTGAAATTGAAGTGGTCTAACATATGGCCTAATTTTCCACTTAATatcattttaaacttgaagtggTCTAACTTAAGGCCTAATTTTCTCACTTGAtacaattttaaacttgaagtgtgcttgccttgtcattgcccaaatgAGAAAAACTTGTTTTGATCCGTAATGGATTGAAGTGTGCttgctttgtcattgcccaaaatgagaagaactTGTTTTGATCCGTAATGGATTGAAGTGTGCTtgccttgtcattgcccaaaatgagaagaaaaacttgtttaATTCTCCAAGGGTATTTCTTCCTATTTTGTTGAGTTACACaccatgtgtacaatttgtaCAACACATGGCGTATGCCACGTATGCCTGATACGTCAAAATTTTAATGCGTTGGTTAACATTTgttttcaccgaaatttcgatgtctacaaatgccccacGGTATAAAGAACCCTCATTTTACACTTGcaaatttgatgaaaattaaaatataatttggaATTTGCATATACTCTGATATGCATGTATTCTACGTTCTTCCCATGGCCAGTGTGGCATGTGATTATTCAGGAAGAACAATCGCATTCCACGTGGATCAAGGATCAAACCCAAACTACTTTGGGGCTGTGATTGAATTCGAAGACGGAGATGGTGATCTTGCCGGCGTTGAGTTGAAGGAAACTTCGTCATCGGACGGTGGAGGCGAATGGCGAGCCATGCAGCAATCCTGGGGTGCAGTGTGGAAGCTTGATGCAGGGGCAGAATTACATCCTCCACTGTCGATAAGGTTGACATCTCTGTATTCAGATGAGACTTTGTTGGCCAAAGATGTAATTCCAGTTGGGTGGAAACCCGGTGTCACATATGGATCTTTGGTCAATTTTCATTAACCAATCTGGTTATACTAAAACATGGGTTGTTATCGCACTCCAAAATGGTCGTCTGACACTCCTTCCTAATAGAACAAATAAAGGATTGAGAAGTGTATAACGACTATTTCCGAGTGTTGATAACAATTCAATCTCTCTataataaaattagaaaaatgcGGTCAATTTTGCGGGTCTTGTTGGTCCACAAAGAAATCTCCAATCGGCTACTTATTAATCATAACGTTACAAGCATAAACAAGGGAACTAATTTTCTCACCGCATTTTTTATCCATATACGcacttatgtttatttttagtatttatattgaaaaaattaaagagaattaagaaacaaaaaaaaacaatgagcgtgcagaagaagaaaagaatatcATTTCCCGAATCGAAATTGAAAGGCATGAGAGAGGATCTATTGTATCATCTTCTCAATTTCCATGAAGACGACGaagggaaaataaaaaaaaataaaaaaactagttATGCGATGCTGCATGTTCGATTTGCACGAGATAACCCCAAATTTTACAAATGCAAATTtggtgaaaaataaattaattttcaaCAAGTGAAAAAGTCAAATAAATTACATAATTTGATAGTGTTGCATGTCTACATTAATTTTAGTCGCGATTAATTTGAAGGGGGAGATGGTGATCTGCGTTGATTTAAAGGAGGCCTCCGCATCGGACGGTGTTGGTGAATAGCGCCATGCAACAGTCAATGGGTGTTGCGTGCAAACTCTGGTCATTTGGTGGATAGAGGCCTGGTTTGATGTAATTGCATCTGATATCCAAGTTTGAATTCCCGTCTCCGTATATTAGAGTGATTTAGAATATCGGATtctaagaaaaaaatttgatgtaaaGCATATTGTTATGCGATATGTCAAGATTTAAGACCGACTTCAGTTATTTTACTGGACCTAAAAGAGTTTACAAATGATGTTCGGAAGTTTTAGCTCAAAATTGCCATACCATATGCAGCAAGGAATAAAAATGAAGTTCTCAATTCGTACAGCCAAGTTTTGTTCATATAAATCACCCCTTTTTATTGTCAAGGTTCAT
Proteins encoded in this region:
- the LOC126630278 gene encoding expansin-B15-like, giving the protein MASVACDYSGRTIAFHVDQGSNPNYFGAVIEFEDGDGDLAGVELKETSSSDGGGEWRAMQQSWGAVWKLDAGAELHPPLSIRLTSLYSDETLLAKDVIPVGWKPGVTYGSLGEMVICVDLKEASASDGVGE